The following coding sequences lie in one Oncorhynchus nerka isolate Pitt River linkage group LG14, Oner_Uvic_2.0, whole genome shotgun sequence genomic window:
- the LOC115142071 gene encoding LOW QUALITY PROTEIN: POU domain, class 3, transcription factor 1 (The sequence of the model RefSeq protein was modified relative to this genomic sequence to represent the inferred CDS: substituted 1 base at 1 genomic stop codon), translated as MPLVGLNPXGANTSEEEACLSSSPRPPRAGCCVFSSKASRPPKYSSVFEVGAMATTAQYIPRNNSLPSNPLMHPDSDRMHQGTTYREVQKMMHHEYLQGLAATNTGHPMSLTHHQWLPTSNTDWTSGTHIGQQEHNKASVQASREDLSSGFHHRSHLVHQQTQSSHHGSWAPTTAHHLSPLSPASNGHQSLVYSQPGYTNLNAMLSPQPSSLHHSMRDPLHDDTGSHDNQMESPQQAFSHHQDHSDEDAPSSDDLEQFAKQFKQRRIKLGFTQADVGLALGTLYGNVFSQTTICRFEALQLSFKNMCKLKPLLNKWLEETDSNTGSPTNLDKIAAQGRKRKKRTSIEVGVKGALENHFLKCPKPSAHEITSLAGSLQLEKEVVRVWFCNRRQKEKRMTPIGVPHPNMEDVYSQAETPPLHHTLQSPVQ; from the coding sequence ATGCCTCTTGTGGGCTTGAATCCATAAGGAGCCAATACAAGCGAAGAGGAGGCGTGTCTTAGCTCTTCTCCGAGACCTCCCAGAGCAGGCTGTTGCGTTTTTAGCTCTAAAGCGTCCAGACCTCCGAAGTACTCGTCAGTTTTCGAAGTCGGAGCCATGGCTACAACAGCTCAGTATATTCCGCGGAATAACTCCTTACCGTCCAACCCTCTCATGCATCCGGATTCGGACAGGATGCACCAGGGGACGACCTACAGAGAGGTGCAGAAAATGATGCACCACGAGTACTTGCAGGGGCTAGCGGCGACCAACACGGGACATCCGATGAGCCTGACGCACCACCAGTGGCTGCCCACCTCCAACACCGACTGGACCAGTGGTACCCATATCGGGCAACAGGAGCACAACAAAGCCAGCGTTCAGGCGAGTCGAGAGGACCTGAGCAGTGGCTTCCACCATAGATCTCACCTGGTGCACCAGCAGACGCAGAGTAGCCACCATGGGTCGTGGGCGCCGACCACCGCGCACCACTTGTCCCCGCTGTCGCCTGCCTCCAACGGGCACCAGTCGCTAGTTTACTCGCAGCCGGGATACACGAACCTCAACGCCATGCTAagtccccagccctcctctctgcacCACAGCATGCGGGACCCGCTCCACGACGATACAGGTAGCCATGACAACCAGATGGAGTCCCCCCAGCAGGCGTTCAGCCACCACCAGGACCACTCAGACGAGGATGCGCCCAGCTCCGACGACCTGGAGCAGTTCGCCAAGCAGTTCAAACAGCGAAGGATCAAACTGGGCTTTACACAGGCGGACGTGGGCTTGGCCTTGGGCACCCTGTACGGAAACGTCTTTTCTCAGACCACTATCTGCAGGTTCGAGGCACTGCAGCTCAGCTTCAAGAACATGTGCAAACTTAAGCCACTGCTAAACAAGTGGCTGGAGGAGACAGACTCAAACACTGGCAGCCCCACCAATTTGGACAAGATTGCTGCGCAGGGCAGGAAACGAAAGAAGAGGACCTCGATTGAAGTTGGGGTGAAAGGGGCGCTGGAAAATCATTTCTTAAAATGTCCCAAGCCCTCCGCCCATGAAATCACCAGTTTAGCCGGCTCTCTTCAATTGGAAAAAGAGGTTGTCCGTGTTTGGTTTTGCAACAGAAGACAAAAAGAGAAAAGAATGACGCCGATAGGGGTCCCTCATCCGAATATGGAGGACGTATATTCTCAAGCGGAGACCCCCCCTCTTCACCACACATTACAGAGTCCTGTGCAGTGA